One genomic region from Fictibacillus marinisediminis encodes:
- a CDS encoding TetR/AcrR family transcriptional regulator, whose protein sequence is MGRKEVPSLVKDEKLIQKRRGEMVKAAVNLFKENGFHRTTTREIAKASGFSIGTLYEYIRSKEDILYLVCDSIYEGVKEKLHEQISLTEGSIDHVKKAIAVYFNVVDEMQDEVLVMYQEAKSLSREALPYVLKKELEMTAIFEELLKRTVEQGELDLNEEEVKLLAHNILVHGQMWTFRRWSLRKEYTLEEYTNMQTNLLLYGVLNRSLTGGAR, encoded by the coding sequence TTGGGAAGAAAGGAAGTACCCTCGCTTGTAAAAGATGAAAAGCTTATCCAGAAAAGGCGCGGAGAAATGGTAAAGGCAGCGGTTAACCTGTTTAAGGAAAATGGCTTTCACCGAACAACAACCCGGGAAATCGCAAAGGCCTCCGGGTTCAGCATCGGAACGCTGTACGAGTATATCCGTTCAAAGGAAGACATCTTATACCTGGTCTGTGACAGTATTTATGAAGGGGTAAAAGAAAAGCTTCATGAACAGATCTCCCTGACAGAGGGCAGCATTGACCATGTAAAAAAAGCGATTGCGGTTTATTTTAATGTAGTCGATGAAATGCAGGATGAAGTGCTTGTCATGTATCAGGAAGCCAAATCACTGTCACGGGAAGCCTTGCCGTATGTGCTGAAAAAAGAGCTGGAGATGACAGCCATTTTTGAGGAGCTCCTGAAAAGGACGGTGGAACAGGGGGAACTGGATCTGAATGAGGAAGAAGTTAAGCTTCTGGCCCATAACATTTTAGTTCACGGCCAAATGTGGACCTTCCGCCGCTGGAGCCTCAGAAAAGAATATACATTAGAAGAGTATACGAACATGCAGACCAATCTGCTTTTATATGGAGTTTTAAACCGCAGCCTTACAGGCGGAGCCAGGTAA
- the meaB gene encoding methylmalonyl Co-A mutase-associated GTPase MeaB, translated as MHPLAERIKNKDERALARAISYVENDHPEKLELLKDIHSLQKKAHYVGLTGSPGAGKSSLVNRLITFLRSRGMTIGVVAVDPTSPFSGGAILGDRVRMSEHFTDPDVFIRSMGTRGSLGGLARTTKETVRLMDAYGFDVILIETVGVGQSELDIMKIADSIAVVLNPGSGDVVQVFKAGIMEIADLFIVNKADLPGVPKLLSEIEAMLDLVKHDAPYRPPIVQTISVQNKGLQEVWDQLSAHRQYLDESGEGEERRVRSLKQEVIEVVHYELMRTLLMREESNGYSWLPDVQKGQLDPYSAAEKILEDWEKNQDRKE; from the coding sequence ATGCACCCTTTGGCCGAACGCATAAAAAACAAAGATGAACGAGCGCTTGCGAGAGCCATTTCCTATGTTGAGAACGATCACCCCGAAAAGCTTGAACTGTTAAAGGACATTCATTCTCTTCAGAAAAAGGCTCATTATGTGGGCCTTACCGGTTCCCCTGGTGCAGGCAAGAGTTCCCTCGTCAACCGGCTGATCACCTTTTTGCGCAGCAGGGGCATGACGATCGGTGTGGTGGCGGTTGATCCGACCAGCCCGTTTAGCGGCGGCGCTATTCTTGGTGACCGGGTGAGAATGAGTGAACACTTTACAGATCCAGATGTTTTCATCCGCAGCATGGGAACAAGGGGAAGCCTTGGCGGTCTTGCCAGGACAACAAAGGAAACCGTTCGGCTGATGGATGCCTATGGTTTTGACGTGATCCTCATCGAAACGGTGGGGGTTGGCCAGTCGGAGCTTGATATTATGAAAATTGCCGACAGCATTGCCGTGGTACTAAATCCGGGAAGCGGTGATGTGGTTCAAGTTTTCAAAGCAGGGATCATGGAGATTGCCGACTTGTTCATCGTCAATAAAGCGGATCTTCCCGGTGTGCCAAAGCTTTTGTCTGAAATTGAAGCAATGCTTGATCTTGTGAAACATGATGCACCATACCGTCCGCCGATCGTTCAGACGATCTCTGTTCAGAACAAAGGGCTCCAGGAGGTATGGGATCAGCTGAGTGCCCACCGCCAATACCTTGATGAAAGTGGTGAGGGAGAAGAGCGGCGGGTCCGCAGCCTGAAACAGGAAGTCATAGAAGTCGTGCACTACGAGCTGATGAGAACCCTTCTTATGAGAGAGGAAAGCAACGGGTATTCATGGCTTCCCGATGTGCAGAAAGGGCAGCTTGATCCGTATTCGGCTGCAGAGAAAATCCTCGAGGATTGGGAGAAAAACCAGGACAGAAAAGAGTGA
- a CDS encoding acyl-CoA dehydrogenase yields the protein MQFQLSEEHEMIRKMVRDFAKKEVEPTAAERDEEERFDRTLFDKMAELGLAGIPWPEEYGGIGGDYLGYVIAVEELSRVCASTGVTLSAHTSLAGWPIFKFGSEEQKQKFLRPMAEGQKMGAYGLTEPGSGSDASNMKTTARKDGDDYIINGSKIFITNAGEAEIYVVFAMTDQSAAHRGISAFIIEKGTPGFSFGKKEKKLGIRSSPTLELIMEDCRVPAENMLGKEGDGFKIAMMTLDGGRNGIAAQAVGIAQGALDAAVTYAKERKQFGKSIGQNQGIGFKLADMATKVEAARLLTYQAAWRESEGLPYGKESAMSKLFAGDIAMEVTTDAVQVFGGYGYTKEYPVERYMRDAKITQIYEGTQEIQRLVISKMLLKD from the coding sequence ATGCAATTTCAACTATCTGAAGAGCACGAAATGATCCGCAAAATGGTGCGTGATTTTGCAAAAAAGGAAGTAGAGCCGACAGCTGCAGAGAGGGATGAAGAAGAGCGGTTTGACCGTACCCTTTTCGACAAGATGGCAGAGCTTGGCCTGGCAGGGATCCCTTGGCCGGAAGAATACGGCGGAATCGGCGGGGACTATCTTGGGTATGTCATTGCGGTTGAAGAGCTTTCCCGTGTCTGTGCTTCAACAGGGGTAACACTATCAGCGCATACTTCACTTGCCGGCTGGCCGATCTTTAAATTTGGTTCAGAAGAGCAAAAACAGAAGTTCCTTCGTCCGATGGCAGAAGGGCAAAAAATGGGAGCCTATGGCCTGACAGAACCAGGCTCAGGGTCTGACGCCTCCAATATGAAAACAACAGCCAGAAAAGACGGCGATGATTACATTATCAATGGTTCTAAAATCTTTATCACAAATGCTGGCGAAGCTGAAATTTATGTGGTGTTTGCGATGACAGACCAATCTGCAGCACACCGCGGCATTTCCGCATTCATCATTGAAAAAGGAACACCGGGCTTCTCCTTCGGTAAGAAAGAGAAAAAACTCGGGATCCGTTCATCACCGACATTGGAGCTCATTATGGAAGACTGCAGGGTTCCTGCAGAGAACATGCTCGGCAAAGAGGGAGATGGCTTTAAGATCGCCATGATGACACTCGATGGCGGACGGAACGGGATCGCGGCGCAGGCTGTCGGAATCGCGCAAGGTGCGTTGGATGCTGCTGTAACCTATGCCAAAGAAAGAAAACAGTTCGGAAAATCCATCGGACAAAATCAGGGAATCGGGTTTAAATTAGCCGATATGGCCACAAAAGTAGAGGCTGCAAGACTGCTGACCTATCAAGCAGCGTGGCGTGAAAGCGAAGGCCTCCCATATGGAAAAGAATCCGCGATGTCCAAACTGTTTGCCGGTGACATCGCCATGGAAGTAACGACGGATGCCGTGCAAGTATTCGGCGGATACGGGTATACAAAAGAGTATCCTGTTGAACGGTATATGCGCGATGCGAAAATCACTCAAATCTATGAAGGAACACAGGAAATACAGCGACTGGTTATTTCCAAGATGCTTCTGAAAGATTAA
- a CDS encoding acyl-CoA dehydrogenase, with product MNLTFTEEQLMMQKMVRDFAQKEIAPIVDMMDENDQFPTEVVKKMAGLGLMGIPIPEEYGGAGMDYTSYIIAIHELSKVSATVGVILSVHTSVGTNPIYHFGNEEQKQRFIPKLASGEYLGAFALTEPGAGSDAAALKTKAVKKGDKYILNGSKIFITNAGAADTYIVFASTNPEAGPKGISAFIVEKGSPGFSIGKKEKKMGLNGSNTCEIIFDQAEIPEENLLGTEGEGFKIALSNLEAGRIGIAAQSLGIAEAGLQHSLEYAKGRKQFGKPIGAQQGLAFMLADMATKVEAAKLLTYRAANLRTLGIPCKKEASMAKLIASQTAMKVAIDAIQVHGGYGYTKEYPVERLFRDAKVCEIYEGTSEIQRIVLSKHLLQD from the coding sequence GTGAATCTCACGTTTACAGAAGAACAGCTCATGATGCAAAAAATGGTGCGCGATTTTGCACAGAAAGAAATTGCACCCATCGTGGATATGATGGATGAAAATGATCAGTTTCCAACAGAAGTTGTAAAAAAGATGGCTGGACTGGGCCTTATGGGGATACCCATACCCGAGGAATACGGCGGTGCAGGCATGGACTACACCTCGTATATTATTGCCATTCATGAATTGTCAAAGGTGAGTGCAACGGTTGGTGTCATTCTTTCTGTTCATACAAGCGTTGGAACCAACCCGATTTATCATTTTGGAAATGAAGAGCAAAAGCAGCGGTTTATTCCAAAGCTCGCAAGCGGTGAATATTTAGGTGCTTTCGCTTTAACGGAACCGGGCGCGGGTTCTGATGCAGCAGCCCTCAAAACAAAAGCCGTAAAAAAGGGCGATAAGTACATTCTGAACGGATCTAAAATCTTTATCACCAATGCGGGTGCGGCAGATACGTATATCGTTTTTGCTTCGACAAACCCTGAAGCGGGACCAAAGGGAATTTCAGCTTTTATCGTAGAGAAAGGCTCACCAGGCTTTTCGATCGGAAAAAAAGAGAAGAAGATGGGGCTGAACGGTTCAAATACGTGCGAGATTATCTTCGACCAGGCGGAAATTCCAGAAGAAAACCTGCTCGGGACTGAAGGAGAAGGCTTCAAAATCGCATTAAGCAACCTTGAAGCCGGCAGAATTGGCATTGCAGCACAATCACTCGGGATTGCCGAAGCAGGTCTTCAGCATTCCCTGGAATACGCTAAAGGCCGCAAGCAATTCGGAAAGCCGATCGGTGCCCAGCAAGGACTTGCGTTCATGCTTGCAGACATGGCCACAAAAGTAGAGGCGGCCAAACTTCTGACCTACCGTGCTGCTAATCTTCGTACCCTGGGCATTCCGTGCAAAAAAGAGGCTTCGATGGCAAAGCTGATCGCTTCACAGACGGCCATGAAGGTGGCGATCGACGCTATTCAGGTACACGGGGGATACGGCTATACGAAAGAGTACCCGGTAGAGCGTCTGTTCAGGGATGCCAAAGTTTGTGAGATCTATGAAGGAACGAGTGAAATTCAACGTATCGTGCTGAGCAAGCACTTATTACAAGATTAA
- a CDS encoding 3-hydroxybutyryl-CoA dehydrogenase: MNVKTIMVIGAGQMGSGIAQVCAMANYKVFLHDLKEDFVQRGLDSISRQLSRQVEKGRMAAEEREAVLERLHPSTSIQNAADADLVIEAVVENMDVKTQMFKMLDEMAPEHAILASNTSSLPITEIAAVTKRPERVIGMHFMNPVPVMKLVEIIRGLQTSDEVYNVIETVTKQVGKVPVEVNDFPGFISNRILMPMINEAIFALYEGVAEPEAIDEIMKLGMNHPMGPLTLADFIGLDTCLYIMETLQEGFGDDKYRPCPLLRKYVKAGWLGKKSGKGFYTYS; this comes from the coding sequence ATGAACGTCAAGACCATCATGGTAATCGGAGCCGGACAAATGGGCTCAGGAATCGCTCAAGTATGTGCAATGGCAAATTACAAGGTTTTTCTCCACGATCTTAAAGAAGATTTTGTACAAAGAGGCCTGGATTCTATTTCACGGCAACTCTCTCGCCAGGTGGAAAAGGGAAGAATGGCAGCCGAAGAAAGAGAGGCTGTTTTAGAACGCCTCCATCCTTCAACGAGCATTCAAAACGCAGCAGATGCAGACCTGGTCATTGAAGCAGTGGTAGAAAATATGGATGTCAAAACCCAGATGTTTAAGATGCTTGATGAGATGGCGCCGGAACATGCCATTTTGGCGAGTAACACCTCATCCCTTCCTATTACTGAGATTGCAGCTGTAACGAAAAGGCCGGAACGTGTGATCGGCATGCATTTTATGAATCCGGTCCCGGTGATGAAACTCGTTGAAATCATCCGCGGACTGCAAACAAGTGACGAGGTATATAACGTCATTGAGACCGTGACGAAACAGGTAGGCAAGGTGCCTGTTGAGGTTAATGATTTTCCTGGCTTTATTTCCAACAGGATCCTGATGCCAATGATCAATGAGGCTATTTTTGCACTCTATGAAGGAGTGGCTGAACCGGAAGCTATCGATGAAATTATGAAACTGGGAATGAATCATCCGATGGGACCGCTGACCTTGGCAGACTTTATCGGTCTCGATACATGTCTATACATTATGGAAACACTCCAGGAAGGCTTTGGAGATGACAAATACCGACCTTGCCCGCTTCTTCGCAAATATGTGAAAGCTGGCTGGCTCGGAAAGAAATCAGGTAAAGGGTTCTACACCTACAGCTGA
- a CDS encoding acetyl-CoA C-acetyltransferase, whose protein sequence is MGKTVIVSGVRTPIGKFGGALSTLSASDLGAAAIKEALQRADVRADQVNELIMGCVLQGGQGQIPSRQAAKKAGLPWEVKTETINKVCASGMRSVTLADQIIRAGDEEVIVAGGMESMSNTPYILPKARWGYRMGDGQVKDLMTHDGLTCSFTGVHMGTYGNEVAQELGISREKQDEWAFRSHQRAVSATENGTFAEEIVSVEVPQRKGEPVSVTADEAPRKDTTAERLAKLGPVFSQEGTITAGNAPGVNDGAAALVLMSEERAQKEGKEVMATILGAAAIALDAKDFPKTPGLVINELLKKTGKTLEEIDLFEINEAFAAVALASAELANLDLEKVNVNGGAVALGHPIGASGARIIVSLIHELKRRGGGLGIASICSGGGQGDAVLIEVK, encoded by the coding sequence ATGGGTAAAACAGTCATTGTCAGCGGTGTACGTACACCGATCGGTAAGTTTGGCGGAGCATTAAGCACATTATCTGCATCTGATCTAGGTGCAGCAGCAATTAAGGAAGCGCTGCAAAGAGCGGATGTCAGAGCGGACCAAGTAAATGAACTGATCATGGGTTGTGTGCTGCAGGGCGGACAGGGACAGATCCCTTCTCGCCAGGCTGCCAAGAAAGCGGGATTGCCTTGGGAAGTTAAGACCGAGACCATCAATAAAGTGTGTGCTTCCGGAATGAGGAGCGTAACCTTGGCGGATCAGATTATCCGTGCTGGTGATGAAGAGGTCATTGTAGCCGGCGGTATGGAATCAATGAGCAATACACCTTACATTCTTCCAAAAGCTCGCTGGGGCTACCGAATGGGAGACGGCCAGGTGAAGGACTTGATGACACATGACGGGCTTACGTGTTCTTTTACTGGCGTTCACATGGGGACGTACGGAAACGAAGTGGCGCAAGAGCTTGGAATTTCGCGTGAGAAACAGGATGAGTGGGCATTCAGGAGCCATCAAAGAGCCGTTTCCGCAACTGAGAATGGAACATTTGCTGAAGAGATTGTCTCTGTAGAGGTGCCACAGCGAAAAGGAGAGCCTGTTTCTGTAACAGCAGATGAAGCACCAAGAAAAGATACAACCGCTGAGCGTTTGGCTAAACTTGGGCCGGTCTTTTCTCAGGAAGGAACCATTACAGCCGGGAACGCTCCTGGAGTTAACGACGGTGCAGCAGCTCTTGTTCTTATGTCAGAAGAACGGGCGCAAAAAGAAGGAAAAGAAGTGATGGCTACCATTCTCGGGGCTGCGGCAATCGCTCTTGACGCAAAGGATTTCCCAAAAACTCCGGGCCTTGTCATTAACGAACTGTTGAAAAAAACAGGAAAAACGCTCGAAGAAATCGACCTTTTTGAAATTAACGAAGCTTTTGCAGCTGTGGCGTTGGCAAGTGCAGAGCTTGCGAACCTTGATCTGGAAAAAGTAAACGTCAACGGCGGGGCGGTAGCCTTAGGGCATCCGATCGGAGCAAGCGGAGCGAGAATCATTGTTTCATTGATTCATGAACTGAAAAGACGCGGCGGAGGACTGGGAATCGCATCCATCTGCTCAGGCGGCGGCCAGGGTGATGCAGTTCTTATTGAAGTGAAATAA
- a CDS encoding heterodisulfide reductase-related iron-sulfur binding cluster: MNGLQILNWIAFILVTAYAVYLFAYVVKTRYEFIKMGKKVEFDHTVQERIKAVLVNVFGQKKLLKDKKSGIIHVLFFYGFLLVQFGAIDFIWKGLAPGSHLPLGPLYPGFTFFQEIVTFLILVAVVWAFYRRYVEKLVRLKRGFKAGLVLLFIGGLMLSVLLGNAMEILWHNQELEWTAPIASGLAYILGGLPEAAVVTIFFISWWLHLLFLLTFLVYVPQSKHAHLIAGPLNVWLGRKDKVGKLSSINFEDETQEVFGVGKVEDFNQKQLVDLYACVECGRCTNVCPATGTGKMLSPMDMIIKIRDHLTEKGAAVTSRTPWMPSFAFANTKGNQIAFEAAGKGQGAKEMAAATDGSSAFKFEYNIELIGEVMTEEEIWACTTCRNCEDQCPVMNEHVDKIIDMRRYLVLTEGKMDADSKRAIQNIEKQGNPWGISKKERENWRELREDVSVPTVKEMEKAGEEFEYLFWVSSMGAYDNRSQKIALAFAKIMNEAGVKFAILGNKEKNSGDTPRRIGNEFLFQEICNSNIALFEKYNVKKIITIDPHAYNSFKNEYPEFGYEGEVYHHTELLADWIKEGRITPKFEVDEVITYHDSCYLGRYNEVYEPPREILKAIPGVKLVEMNRNRQNGMCCGAGGGMMWMEEKAGQRVNVARTEQALEVNPTMIGSGCPYCLTMLSDGTKAKEVEDRVQTLDVVEILERSLFGSSKENALS, encoded by the coding sequence ATGAACGGTTTACAGATTTTGAACTGGATTGCCTTTATTCTTGTAACCGCTTACGCCGTCTATTTGTTTGCATATGTGGTGAAAACGCGGTATGAATTCATCAAAATGGGTAAAAAAGTCGAATTTGACCATACCGTGCAGGAACGGATTAAAGCTGTGCTTGTAAATGTATTCGGTCAGAAGAAGCTTTTAAAAGATAAAAAGAGCGGGATCATTCATGTGTTGTTTTTCTATGGATTCCTTCTTGTCCAATTTGGTGCGATTGATTTTATATGGAAAGGGCTTGCCCCTGGGTCTCACCTCCCGCTCGGGCCGCTTTATCCCGGATTCACATTTTTTCAGGAAATCGTAACTTTCCTCATACTTGTGGCTGTCGTTTGGGCGTTTTACCGCAGATATGTCGAAAAGCTGGTACGCCTTAAACGGGGCTTTAAAGCAGGACTTGTCTTACTGTTCATTGGCGGATTAATGCTTTCCGTCCTTCTTGGCAACGCCATGGAAATCCTTTGGCATAATCAGGAACTTGAATGGACGGCACCGATTGCTTCAGGCCTCGCTTATATCCTTGGCGGGCTGCCGGAAGCTGCGGTCGTCACCATATTCTTTATTTCATGGTGGCTACATCTGCTGTTCCTTCTCACGTTCCTTGTCTATGTGCCGCAGTCCAAGCATGCTCATTTGATCGCGGGCCCGCTGAATGTATGGCTGGGAAGGAAGGATAAAGTAGGAAAACTTTCATCCATCAATTTTGAAGATGAGACACAAGAAGTTTTCGGCGTCGGTAAAGTGGAAGACTTCAACCAAAAGCAGCTTGTCGATCTGTATGCTTGTGTAGAATGCGGACGCTGTACAAATGTTTGTCCGGCCACAGGTACAGGCAAAATGCTTTCACCGATGGATATGATAATTAAAATAAGGGATCACCTCACTGAAAAAGGAGCGGCGGTTACTTCACGCACGCCTTGGATGCCTTCCTTTGCTTTCGCGAATACAAAAGGCAACCAGATTGCTTTTGAAGCCGCAGGAAAAGGACAGGGCGCCAAAGAAATGGCTGCTGCGACAGACGGAAGCTCCGCCTTCAAGTTTGAATATAATATTGAACTGATCGGCGAAGTCATGACGGAAGAAGAGATCTGGGCATGTACCACTTGCCGAAACTGTGAGGATCAATGTCCGGTTATGAATGAGCATGTGGATAAAATCATCGACATGCGCCGCTATCTTGTCCTTACAGAAGGAAAGATGGACGCAGATTCCAAACGGGCCATCCAAAATATCGAGAAGCAAGGAAACCCTTGGGGAATTTCCAAGAAAGAAAGAGAAAACTGGCGAGAGCTACGCGAAGACGTTTCGGTTCCTACTGTAAAAGAAATGGAGAAAGCCGGAGAAGAATTTGAATACTTGTTCTGGGTCAGCTCGATGGGCGCTTACGACAACCGAAGCCAGAAAATCGCACTTGCTTTTGCAAAAATTATGAATGAGGCTGGCGTCAAGTTTGCCATCCTTGGAAACAAGGAAAAGAACTCCGGAGATACGCCTCGACGAATCGGAAACGAGTTCTTGTTCCAGGAAATTTGCAACAGCAATATCGCTTTATTTGAAAAGTATAATGTGAAGAAGATTATTACGATTGACCCGCATGCCTATAATTCCTTTAAAAACGAGTATCCGGAGTTTGGCTATGAAGGTGAGGTTTATCACCATACAGAGCTGCTGGCAGATTGGATCAAGGAAGGACGCATCACACCGAAATTTGAAGTGGATGAAGTCATCACTTACCACGATTCCTGCTATCTTGGACGTTATAACGAGGTTTATGAACCGCCTCGTGAGATTTTAAAAGCGATCCCTGGGGTGAAGCTTGTTGAGATGAACCGCAATCGTCAAAACGGCATGTGCTGCGGTGCCGGCGGCGGGATGATGTGGATGGAAGAAAAAGCCGGTCAGCGTGTCAACGTGGCAAGAACGGAGCAGGCGCTTGAAGTGAATCCAACGATGATCGGAAGCGGGTGTCCATATTGCTTAACGATGCTGAGCGATGGAACAAAAGCGAAGGAAGTAGAAGACCGAGTTCAGACATTGGATGTAGTCGAAATTCTTGAAAGATCGTTGTTTGGTTCATCAAAAGAAAATGCTCTTTCCTAA